The Etheostoma spectabile isolate EspeVRDwgs_2016 unplaced genomic scaffold, UIUC_Espe_1.0 scaffold00008259, whole genome shotgun sequence sequence TGAAATGACAACGTGTAAATGTACAAACATGATTCAGCAAAGACATTTCTCACAGTTACTAAGAAAATAGGATTGTCACAGTAGCTTGTATTTacaatatgtacacacacacacacacacacacgcacacgcacacacagacagagacacacacacacacacacacacctaaatgCATTTAGTTTGACAAAGCTACCACTCACAAACTGAGGAAATACACACGCACGCCcgcactctctctcacaccacacaaaacacacacacacactcacacacacacacacacacgcacacacacacacacacacacacacacacacacacacacacacacaccacacacacgtacacttAATGCATGTAGTTTGACAAGGAAGCCACTCACAAACTTAGGAAACATGCAACGCACACAACccgcactctctctctctcacacacacacaccacacacacacacacacacacacacacacacacacacacacacaccttcaaaggGCGGTGAAAGTCCACACACACCTGAGTGAGAAACAAGACGTGAGAGGAAGTCTCTGAGACGGAGAGCAAGAAGAGCACGTTGAGTGACCTTTGGTTGCATTTAGAGGTCATTCCTTCACGTCTATGCTTCTAAAGAGTTTTACATCtacttttgaatttttttgaaatttcttTGATTTTAATGACCTGTCGTAGGTGTATTTGCTTCATATGTTCATGCCTTTGTAAAGCACTCTCTTTGTTTATCTTAATTATGCTTTATGAATGGACTTGCCTTGCCTCTGTTTCCCTGGAcgtcctccagcagctggacATCTCGTCCAGGTCTCTAACCCTGTTCTGTGAGTCCTGTTTTGCAGTTTCAGGATCGACTCTGACGAAACTCACACAGACGCTGCAGGATTCACAGACACTCGCAAAgacccacacatgcacacacacacaccaataccacacacacacacacacacaccacacaccacacacacacacacacacacacaacacacacgatGCTCAACAGCATTTGGTAGAACATTTGGTTAGATGTAACACAAAGCTGTAAATCGTgtcatatttcaaaataaaagctgctGACTGTTCAcaatgtgagagtgtgtgtgtgtgtgtgtgtgtgtgtgtgtgtgtgtgtttgtgtgtgtgtgtgtgtgtgtgtgtgtttctggcaTGACACCTTggattgaccaatcagagagtggataatgttaaagtccaggacagaattcttcttcttcttctcttcttcttctcttttcatttattttgttgtgtctTATATATGTTTCATTGATTTTTTCAGCCATTCTGGTTTCTGCTACATTTGCTACCACACAGTCCAACAgcgtacctgtgtgtgtgtgtgtgtgtgtgtgtgtgtgtgtgtcagtctatTGATGAGGAACAACAAACAGCGTTTCGCTCcgtcctctctcctccttctcgtCGTCCTTCGTGCCTCCGCCCGCCACCAGCGCCTGCGTCGAGTCACACGACTGTTTCTCTGCGTCTTCATCGTACGTCGAATCCATCATGTCCgaccttctcctcctcctcctctcctcctcctcctcctcctcctcctcctcctcctcccgtgcAGAGCCTGGGCACCGCCAGGGAACCGCAGGTGCGTTTGGCGAGCGCCGCCAGCTCGTGGCGGGCGTGCGGGTTTGAACAGGATGTAGAGCAGCGGTTGACGCAGGCCGGCAGCGGGGCCACGAGGAGCAGCACCCCCTTCGCCGCCTCCGGCCCGGCGGCGGGGAGGCGCGCAgcgaggagaaggagaggaaggccacagggaggaagaggaggcagtCGGAGAAGAGCAGCCAGGCGACGTGGCGAGTTAGCGCCGCGTCTTCCTCGGCGGCGGGCGGAGCTTTGTTGGCCCGGCAGTACAGGCGGGTGTAGGCCAGCGTCATGAGGAGGAAGCACAGCGAGTCCAGGAGCACCAGGGAGACGGAGAAGGTCagcgaggaagaggaggaggaggaggaggaggaggaggaggaaggcagCGGCAGACAGAGGGAGGTGCTGCTGTGGCCAGCCACCAGGGGGGGCAGTGTGACCGCCAGGCCCAACAGGAAGCACAGACCCACGGCCAGGCGGATGGACCGCGGAGACGAGGAGCGGCCTGGAGACAGAAAGGACGTCAGATGTGAGGTatcagagaggaca is a genomic window containing:
- the LOC116678824 gene encoding leucine-rich repeat-containing G-protein coupled receptor 5, with product MCCRYGASWESSFLCRLSGFLCVFASQTGLFLLTAAALERCLAAGAARHHRPEGHNGRSSSPRSIRLAVGLCFLLGLAVTLPPLVAGHSSTSLCLPLPSSSSSSSSSSSSSLTFSVSLVLLDSLCFLLMTLAYTRLYCRANKAPPAAEEDAALTRHVAWLLFSDCLLFLPVAFLSFSSLRASPPPGRRRRRGCCSSWPRCRPASTAALHPVQTRTPATSWRRSPNAPAVPWRCPGSAREEEEEEEEEEEERRRRRRSDMMDSTYDEDAEKQSCDSTQALVAGGGTKDDEKEERGRSETLFVVPHQ